The following coding sequences are from one Panicum hallii strain FIL2 chromosome 5, PHallii_v3.1, whole genome shotgun sequence window:
- the LOC112891377 gene encoding phospholipase A1 EG1, chloroplastic/mitochondrial-like: MASTSTIQPRCSLHHATSSRRPKPCRARVAVVAAATVRAAATAVATAAAERACAPAASVARASTGRTASIASMWRQVQGSHDWDGLLQPLHPVVRDEVARYGELVGACYKVLDMDPSSARHMCCKYGKESVLEEAGVAGAGYEVTRYIYATPDVAGPPSTSGRSSWVGYVAVSTDEMTRRLGRRDVLVSLRGTVTQAEWAANLMSALEPARLDARGAHPDVKVESGFLNLYTSSAESAGGMGSCRHQLLREVSRLVTSLSRDHPREDMSVTLAGHSMGSALATLLGYDLAELGLNRDASGRRVPVTVFSFGGPRVGNAAFKDRCDELGVKVLRVANVRDPVTMLPGALLNEGTRGLLAAWGGDRYTHVGVELALDFLRLRDPGSVHDLGTYVSSIKAETCGKAPNAAADGRGGVLAKAVEFVEGQRAAASAWKEAALQMGGLVQTLGLI; encoded by the coding sequence ATGGCCTCCACCTCCACGATCCAGCCGCGATGCAGCCTTCACCACGCCACGAGCTCACGGCGTCCCAAACCGTGCCGCGCGCGCGTCGCGGTCGTGGCTGCCGCCACGGTtagggcggcggcgacggcggtggcgacGGCCGCCGCCGAGAGGGCGTGCGCGCCGGCCGCCTCGGTGGCGAGAGCGAGCACGGGGAGGACGGCGTCGATCGCAAGCATGTGGAGGCAGGTCCAGGGTTCGCACGACTGGGACGGCCTTCTCCAGCCGCTGCACCCCGTGGTGCGCGACGAGGTGGCGCGGTACGGCGAGCTCGTCGGCGCCTGCTACAAGGTGCTGGACATGGACCCGTCGTCGGCGCGGCACATGTGCTGCAAGTACGGCAAGGAGAGCGTGCTCGAGGAGGCCGGCGTGGCCGGGGCGGGGTACGAGGTGACGCGGTACATCTACGCCACGCCCGACGTGGCCGGGCCGCCGTCCACCAGCGGCCGCTCCAGCTGGGTCGGGTACGTCGCCGTGTCCACCGACGAGATGACCcggcggctcggccggcgcgACGTGCTCGTCTCCCTGCGCGGCACGGTGACGCAGGCGGAGTGGGCGGCCAACCTCATGAGCGCGCTCGAGCCGGCGCGCCTCGACGCGCGCGGCGCGCACCCGGACGTCAAGGTCGAGTCGGGCTTCCTGAACCTCTACACCTCCTCCGCCGAATCCGCCGGCGGCATGGGGAGCTGCCGGCACCAGCTCCTCCGCGAGGTGTCCCGCCTCGTCACGTCTCTCTCCAGGGACCACCCCCGCGAGGACATGAGCGTCACGCTGGCCGGGCACAGCATGGGCAGCGCCCTCGCTACGCTGCTCGGCTACGACCTCGCGGAGCTCGGCCTCAACCGCGACGCGTCCGGGCGCCGCGTGCCCGTCACCGTGTTCTCCTTCGGCGGGCCGAGGGTCGGCAACGCGGCCTTCAAGGACCGCTGCGACGAGCTCGGCGTGAAGGTGCTgcgtgtggccaacgtccgcgACCCGGTCACCATGCTCCCGGGCGCCCTCCTCAACGAGGGCACGAGGGGGCTCCTCGCCGCCTGGGGGGGCGACCGGTACACGCACGTCGGCGTGGAGCTGGCCCTCGACTTCCTCAGGCTCCGCGACCCGGGGAGCGTGCATGACCTCGGCACGTACGTGTCGTCGATCAAGGCCGAAACCTGCGGCAAGGCGCCGAAtgcggcggcggacggccgcggcggcgttCTCGCCAAGGCGGTGGAGTTCGTCGAGGGCCAGCGCGCCGCCGCGTCCGCGTGGAAGGAGGCAGCCCTGCAGATGGGCGGCCTGGTGCAGACTCTCGGCTTGATCTGA